Proteins from a single region of Acidobacteriota bacterium:
- a CDS encoding SLC13 family permease, producing MPTEIIIVLSLLAFALVLFGSEKLPVDVVGIILVIGLVMSGVLTVNQGLSGFGDNVIITIGGLFVLTGGLIKTGLVDLVGRRLYAIAGSNELMLTALIMGVAAASAAVLKNTTTTAMFLPVVMGLAERAKIPPSKLLMPLAFGAILGGSCTLIGTSTNLAVSGAMQRYGMPGYTMFELTAVGVITVAVGMVYMLTLGRKMLPKRGGEESLTEQYHIREYISELIVLPGSHLIGKTLAEADLSHELELNVLGIIRGRNAERIVPGPRDRIQLNDLLIVEGKLTNLLNIKTQAGLEIKADFTMADEVFEGAGVELFEVLVMRDSKFVGQTLKSLDFRRSYNLTVLAVNRHGQTFLEKLSDVRLEFGDVLLVQGRRRRVEPLVVEGEVLLLEDLSEGAMRTDKRKWALAAFGLFLALSLSKIVIGFEVPLAIAVLLGVLLLLATKTVRYAELYSLIDFRLLVLIACMMSFGIAMEQTKTDVFLADLIVRYFEQYGPLAVLGGFFALTVALTQPMSNQAAALVVLPVAVKTAIALGLNPRTFAVAVTYAASFSFITPLEPACILVYTPGRYTFMDFVKIGTVLTIVVFAVAMFLVPVFWKL from the coding sequence ATGCCGACCGAGATCATAATCGTACTCAGTCTCCTGGCGTTCGCGCTCGTTCTGTTCGGGTCCGAAAAGCTGCCCGTTGACGTCGTCGGGATAATTCTCGTCATCGGACTCGTGATGTCCGGCGTTTTGACTGTAAATCAAGGATTATCCGGATTTGGCGACAACGTCATCATCACTATCGGCGGATTGTTCGTGCTCACCGGAGGGCTGATCAAGACGGGACTCGTGGATCTCGTCGGACGCCGGCTTTACGCGATCGCGGGCAGCAACGAACTTATGCTGACGGCGTTGATAATGGGCGTCGCGGCGGCGTCGGCGGCGGTCTTGAAGAATACGACGACGACCGCGATGTTCCTGCCGGTCGTGATGGGACTCGCCGAGCGCGCCAAGATCCCGCCGTCGAAACTTCTGATGCCGCTCGCATTCGGCGCGATCCTCGGCGGGAGCTGCACGCTCATCGGAACATCGACGAATCTCGCGGTTTCGGGTGCGATGCAGCGCTACGGGATGCCCGGCTATACGATGTTCGAACTGACCGCCGTCGGCGTTATCACGGTCGCGGTCGGAATGGTCTATATGCTCACGCTCGGCCGCAAGATGCTGCCGAAGCGGGGCGGCGAGGAGTCGCTGACCGAGCAATACCATATCCGCGAATACATCTCGGAACTGATCGTCCTTCCGGGCTCGCACTTGATCGGCAAAACGCTCGCCGAGGCCGATCTCAGTCACGAACTCGAACTCAACGTTCTCGGCATCATTCGCGGGCGCAATGCGGAACGCATCGTTCCGGGGCCGAGGGATCGGATCCAGCTTAACGATTTGCTTATCGTCGAAGGGAAACTTACCAATCTTCTGAACATCAAGACGCAGGCCGGGCTTGAGATAAAGGCCGACTTTACGATGGCCGACGAGGTCTTTGAAGGCGCCGGAGTCGAATTGTTCGAGGTTCTCGTGATGCGCGACTCGAAATTCGTCGGCCAAACGCTGAAATCGCTCGATTTTCGGCGGAGTTACAATCTGACGGTCCTGGCCGTCAACCGGCACGGTCAGACCTTTCTCGAGAAACTTAGCGATGTTCGTCTTGAATTCGGCGACGTGCTGCTCGTGCAGGGAAGACGGCGGCGCGTCGAGCCGTTGGTCGTCGAGGGCGAGGTCCTGTTGCTTGAGGACCTGTCGGAAGGGGCGATGCGGACCGACAAGCGCAAATGGGCGCTCGCCGCTTTCGGCCTTTTTCTGGCGCTTTCGCTCTCAAAAATAGTCATCGGTTTTGAAGTCCCGCTGGCGATCGCCGTACTTCTCGGCGTGTTGCTTCTGCTGGCGACAAAGACGGTGAGATATGCCGAACTTTACTCGCTGATCGATTTTCGCCTGCTGGTTCTGATCGCCTGTATGATGAGTTTCGGGATCGCGATGGAACAGACGAAAACGGACGTTTTTCTCGCCGATCTCATTGTCCGATATTTCGAACAATACGGCCCGCTCGCCGTCCTCGGCGGATTCTTTGCGCTGACCGTCGCGCTGACCCAGCCGATGTCGAACCAGGCCGCAGCGCTCGTCGTTCTCCCGGTGGCGGTGAAAACCGCGATCGCGCTCGGCCTCAACCCGCGCACATTCGCCGTCGCCGTCACCTACGCCGCTTCATTTTCATTCATCACCCCATTGGAGCCGGCCTGCATCCTTGTTTACACGCCCGGCCGCTACACCTTTATGGACTTCGTCAAGATCGGAACCGTTCTGACGATCGTCGTTTTCGCGGTCGCGATGTTCCTCGTGCCCGTATTTTGGAAACTTTAG
- a CDS encoding alpha/beta fold hydrolase, producing MTDSNSEIYQFGNYRLDGGERMLFDGERSIALAPKIFDTLLLLVRNGGRVLSKERMMAEIWEDSFVEENNLAQNISYLRRVLGESADNKFIETVPKFGYRFVAPVNQPPARIETLTAERTTARIFVRELDEPDEAREIPVAAIRVDRASIPALASGVPETRYVQNGDVNIAYQVVGDGDMDIVFVMGWVSHLEYFWKHHLFASFLNRLASFSRLILFDKRGTGLSDRVPLSQLPTLEQRMEDVHAVMDAVGSERAVLIGVSEGGPMCSLFAATYPDRTSAVVMIGTYAKRLKDFDYPWGTSPEAHQKFYDLMQRDWGKAVGIEARAPSMVEDEEFRAWWAEYLRNGASPGAAVALTKMNAEIDVRNVLPLVHVPTLVIHRTGDLCLKAEEGRYVAELIPGSKYVEFDGIDHLPFVGNQDEILDEIEEFLTGMRGAQEIDRVLATVVNVQIVRLPDGSEADMLMRAGVFVRRQIELFKGKEISIDRGGVTAAFDGPARAIRCATAINDSARRLNLAIRTGLHTGECEVRGDEYSGIAVELATLIANEAADNEILASRTVKDLVAGSGIGFSEHGLMSLGDHPDQWRLFRVAA from the coding sequence ATGACTGATTCGAACAGCGAGATTTACCAATTCGGGAATTACCGGCTTGACGGCGGCGAGCGGATGCTCTTCGACGGCGAAAGGTCGATTGCTCTCGCGCCCAAAATCTTCGACACGCTGCTATTGCTGGTTCGCAACGGCGGCCGTGTCCTTTCCAAGGAACGGATGATGGCGGAGATCTGGGAGGATTCCTTCGTTGAAGAAAACAATCTGGCGCAGAATATCTCCTATCTACGCCGGGTTCTCGGCGAATCGGCCGACAACAAGTTCATCGAAACGGTCCCGAAGTTCGGTTATCGATTTGTCGCGCCCGTCAATCAACCGCCGGCACGGATCGAGACTCTGACAGCCGAACGAACGACCGCGCGGATCTTCGTCAGGGAACTTGACGAACCGGACGAAGCCCGCGAGATTCCGGTTGCTGCGATCCGCGTTGATCGCGCATCGATTCCGGCGCTCGCGTCCGGGGTCCCCGAAACGCGTTATGTTCAGAACGGCGACGTCAACATCGCGTACCAGGTCGTCGGCGATGGCGATATGGACATCGTTTTCGTGATGGGTTGGGTATCGCATCTCGAGTATTTCTGGAAACATCATCTTTTCGCGTCGTTCCTCAACCGGCTCGCGTCGTTCTCGCGCCTCATCCTGTTCGACAAACGCGGTACGGGATTATCGGATCGCGTTCCCCTATCGCAACTTCCGACGCTCGAACAGCGGATGGAAGACGTTCACGCCGTGATGGACGCCGTCGGATCGGAGCGGGCGGTGCTCATCGGCGTTTCCGAAGGCGGTCCGATGTGCTCGCTCTTTGCCGCGACCTATCCTGACCGCACTTCGGCGGTGGTGATGATCGGAACGTATGCCAAGCGTTTGAAAGACTTCGACTATCCGTGGGGAACTTCGCCCGAAGCACATCAGAAATTCTATGATTTGATGCAACGCGATTGGGGGAAAGCGGTCGGGATCGAGGCGCGCGCGCCGTCGATGGTCGAAGACGAGGAGTTTCGCGCCTGGTGGGCCGAATACCTGCGCAACGGCGCGAGCCCCGGCGCGGCGGTCGCGTTGACCAAGATGAACGCCGAAATCGATGTCCGCAACGTATTGCCGCTGGTCCACGTTCCGACGCTCGTGATTCATCGCACCGGCGATCTCTGCCTCAAGGCTGAAGAGGGAAGATACGTCGCCGAACTGATTCCCGGATCGAAATACGTCGAATTTGACGGTATCGATCATCTGCCGTTCGTCGGAAATCAGGACGAGATACTCGACGAGATCGAGGAATTTCTGACCGGAATGCGCGGCGCGCAGGAGATCGACCGCGTGTTGGCGACGGTAGTCAACGTTCAGATCGTCCGCCTTCCGGACGGGAGCGAAGCGGATATGCTGATGCGTGCCGGCGTGTTTGTGCGGCGGCAGATCGAACTGTTCAAGGGCAAGGAGATCTCGATCGACCGTGGCGGCGTGACGGCCGCTTTCGACGGACCGGCGCGAGCGATCCGCTGCGCGACCGCGATCAACGATTCGGCCCGGCGCCTGAACCTCGCGATCCGCACCGGCCTCCACACCGGCGAATGCGAAGTCCGAGGGGACGAATACTCCGGCATCGCGGTTGAACTGGCGACGCTGATCGCGAACGAGGCCGCGGATAACGAGATCCTCGCGTCGCGCACGGTTAAGGACCTCGTCGCCGGTTCGGGCATCGGATTCTCCGAACACGGACTAATGTCGCTCGGCGATCATCCCGATCAATGGCGGCTGTTTCGGGTTGCAGCGTGA
- a CDS encoding VCBS repeat-containing protein: MFSMFSNKLAIVSLVVLFAASASIAAPVVRQGSGANAAALQAIVDQFRADLGGNNNGVGGSFTSGRREINWDGVPDSFAEPNNLPLDFFNVNSPRGVIFNAIEDETGAALNQFAVSSTTASGVPVRFSNINATYSTIFQTFSAQRLFIARSTHLLEINFVIPGTNIPATVNGFGLVFADVDSSTGGNRSLIRVYGKDGRQLSAASAPVLDNGLSFVGISFNAGERISRVVIESGNSPLSASNTDGVNGVDVVAMDDFIYGEPRASQWHASDFDGDGTTDRTMFRPSTGQWFVLQSGSNTLTGTTFGTNGDVPIEGDFDGDSRSDFAIWRPSTGQWIFNNSSNGSNTFVNLGVAGDKPVPGDYDKDGKTDPAVWRAANTGWFYLESSNNYNTFNVIGFGSPGDIAPQGSAQ, encoded by the coding sequence ATGTTTTCTATGTTTTCTAACAAATTGGCGATTGTGAGCTTGGTAGTTTTGTTTGCGGCGTCGGCGTCGATCGCCGCGCCGGTCGTTCGGCAAGGATCGGGAGCGAATGCTGCGGCGCTCCAGGCCATTGTCGACCAGTTTCGAGCGGATCTCGGCGGCAACAACAACGGAGTCGGCGGATCATTCACCAGCGGCCGCCGCGAGATAAACTGGGACGGTGTTCCGGACAGTTTTGCGGAACCAAACAACCTCCCCCTTGATTTCTTCAACGTCAACAGTCCTCGCGGCGTGATTTTCAACGCGATCGAGGACGAAACGGGTGCGGCACTCAACCAATTTGCGGTAAGTTCAACGACCGCCTCGGGCGTTCCGGTTCGGTTTTCGAACATCAATGCGACGTACTCCACGATCTTTCAGACATTCAGCGCGCAGAGACTGTTCATCGCGCGCAGTACACATCTGCTTGAGATCAACTTTGTCATTCCCGGGACCAATATCCCTGCCACTGTCAATGGCTTTGGCCTTGTTTTTGCTGATGTCGATTCGTCGACCGGCGGAAACCGGAGCCTGATTAGGGTTTATGGAAAAGACGGGCGTCAACTCTCGGCAGCGTCTGCGCCCGTACTAGACAACGGATTGTCGTTCGTCGGCATTTCATTCAACGCCGGTGAACGCATCTCGCGGGTTGTGATCGAGTCCGGAAATAGTCCGCTTTCGGCTTCCAACACAGACGGAGTCAATGGCGTTGATGTTGTTGCGATGGACGACTTCATTTACGGCGAACCGCGCGCGTCGCAATGGCATGCGTCGGATTTCGACGGTGACGGAACGACGGATCGGACGATGTTCCGTCCGTCAACCGGCCAGTGGTTCGTGCTTCAGAGTGGATCGAACACGCTGACGGGAACGACCTTCGGGACCAACGGCGATGTCCCGATCGAAGGAGACTTCGATGGCGATTCGCGAAGCGACTTTGCCATCTGGCGTCCGAGTACGGGCCAGTGGATTTTCAACAACAGCAGCAACGGTTCGAACACGTTCGTCAATCTCGGCGTCGCCGGCGACAAACCCGTCCCCGGAGACTACGACAAGGACGGCAAGACCGATCCGGCCGTCTGGCGCGCCGCTAACACGGGTTGGTTCTATCTCGAGAGTTCGAACAACTACAACACTTTCAACGTCATCGGCTTCGGTTCCCCCGGAGACATCGCTCCGCAAGGCTCGGCGCAGTAG
- a CDS encoding right-handed parallel beta-helix repeat-containing protein produces MKKFRFVLLIAIGVLFAGIADAQATRTWVSGVGDDVNPCSRTAPCKTFAGAISKTATNGEINCLDPGGFGAVTITKSITIDCSTDFGSILSSGTNGIVINITAAADTKKAVRLRGVSINGAGTGLNGIRILSALSVSVENVTIDGMTSHGISVESNLSPKITVVDSTFRGNTGNGINTFVTTGTVNLSVADAVFSSNNIGINLSGSTKATVRDSSMVNNLTGVTASNADIGVFHCLVSGNSTGFSALAGGNIRLSDNMVTSNTTGLSISGGVIASFGNNMINANTTDGAPNAFGSLN; encoded by the coding sequence ATGAAAAAGTTCAGATTTGTTTTGCTAATTGCTATCGGAGTTCTGTTTGCAGGAATCGCAGACGCACAGGCGACGCGAACCTGGGTTTCGGGCGTCGGCGACGACGTCAACCCGTGCAGCCGCACCGCGCCCTGCAAAACGTTCGCCGGCGCTATCTCGAAGACCGCGACCAACGGCGAGATCAACTGTCTCGATCCGGGCGGTTTCGGCGCCGTGACGATCACGAAGTCGATCACGATCGACTGCTCGACGGATTTCGGCAGCATTCTTTCGTCAGGCACGAACGGCATCGTCATTAACATCACAGCCGCCGCCGACACGAAAAAAGCGGTTCGCCTTCGTGGTGTCTCGATCAACGGCGCCGGCACCGGCTTGAACGGAATCCGCATATTGTCGGCGCTTTCCGTATCAGTCGAAAACGTAACGATCGACGGAATGACTTCGCATGGCATTTCGGTTGAAAGCAACCTCTCGCCGAAGATCACGGTGGTTGATTCGACGTTTCGCGGCAATACCGGCAACGGCATCAACACCTTTGTGACGACCGGAACCGTCAACCTTTCGGTCGCCGACGCGGTTTTTAGTTCGAATAACATCGGCATAAACCTCAGCGGAAGCACGAAAGCGACGGTTCGGGATTCGAGTATGGTGAACAACCTAACCGGGGTCACGGCTTCGAACGCGGACATAGGTGTTTTCCATTGTTTGGTCTCAGGTAATTCGACCGGATTCTCGGCCTTGGCCGGAGGCAACATCCGGCTTTCGGACAATATGGTCACGAGCAACACTACCGGTCTGTCGATTTCGGGCGGCGTAATCGCATCTTTTGGCAACAATATGATCAATGCCAACACGACGGACGGCGCGCCGAACGCGTTCGGAAGTTTGAATTAG
- a CDS encoding SBBP repeat-containing protein has product MQTKIQGFIAAITTISTVLSMIVTGSGMGDASSAFDKNQIRLPLLFETNKGQTDKEAAFIARAGGYTVYLTRDGAVFDLKHVVGDDRNDETPKTGKTIESDRLKMNFIGANEATEISGDSEAITRTNYYFGDKKFENLSNYRRANYRKLYDGIDAVFYGNSSGQLEYDFNVAPNADPKMIKIGFEGAKNFSIDGNGSLIVETENTSLVQQKPVAHQTVDGERREIAVSYRFTADSEIGFELGSYDASLPLVIDPALKYLTYIGGTAFDDVFEVAADNQGNAYISGQTASLNFHGEVRNDNDADGAYVAKVNAAGTDFVYVTILEGNGDDTTRGIALDASNNLYATGIASHFFPTTSGAYDTTHGVINNNDVFVAKLNTTGGLVYSSFLGGNDADAGFDVVVDTAGKAYVVGSTYSATAFPTKNKYQGCGFAWPSSLDSEDAFLTVMNSTGSDITYSTCIGGAATDDNAFSVALDASNNAYLTGLAKGGNFPTKNAFQPSSAGGNDGWVAKFNAAASGEASLVYSTYIGGTGTDQGNGVVVNASGQAVVVGLTGSANFPLVGAFDSTNQINEGFVAVISSTGTSLVNSSFIGGADTDNANNVALDPSGSIYITGNTKSNDFPMALPFQAARRGVKDAFFAKVKFGRGVISSSYIGGNGDDNGDGIAVKGNFVYVGGDTASTNLLTTPGVIKATTDNSDGFLAKILDTRLDSVGVFRPASTFLLTQSTTNIVSQTATLSTNLAGSSGVSGDFNGDGLDSTGTFTNGTWKVRDANFPLITVTPKQIAFGTVGDLPIVGDWNNDGIDTPGVFRPSTGQFFLTNSTSTAPTIDIVLNFGLNGDLPVAGDWNADGFDTVGVFRPSASNFFLTNSETAAAIDISTFFGVAEDLPIAGDWDGNGTDSIGVRRPSTSQFFLSNDNSTIAKTFVFGIAGDQPIVGDWDGRPLP; this is encoded by the coding sequence ATGCAGACTAAAATTCAGGGATTTATCGCAGCAATCACAACGATCAGCACTGTTCTTTCAATGATCGTCACCGGAAGCGGAATGGGCGACGCGTCAAGCGCGTTTGATAAGAATCAGATTCGGCTCCCGCTTCTATTCGAAACCAACAAGGGGCAAACGGACAAAGAAGCGGCGTTCATCGCGCGCGCCGGCGGCTACACGGTCTACCTGACGAGGGACGGCGCGGTCTTCGATCTGAAACACGTCGTAGGCGATGACCGCAACGATGAAACGCCGAAGACCGGAAAGACGATCGAATCGGATCGGCTAAAGATGAATTTCATCGGCGCCAACGAAGCAACTGAGATCTCGGGTGATTCGGAAGCGATCACGAGGACCAACTACTACTTCGGGGACAAGAAGTTCGAAAATCTGTCCAACTATCGAAGAGCAAACTATAGGAAACTATACGACGGTATCGACGCTGTGTTCTACGGAAATTCGTCGGGCCAACTCGAATATGATTTCAACGTTGCGCCGAACGCTGACCCGAAGATGATCAAAATCGGATTTGAAGGCGCAAAGAACTTTTCGATCGACGGCAATGGCAGTTTGATCGTCGAAACCGAAAACACCAGTTTGGTCCAACAAAAACCTGTCGCCCATCAGACCGTAGACGGCGAACGCCGCGAAATCGCCGTGAGCTATCGATTTACGGCAGATTCGGAAATCGGATTTGAACTAGGCTCGTACGACGCTTCCCTGCCGCTCGTGATCGATCCCGCGCTGAAGTATCTGACATATATCGGCGGCACCGCTTTTGACGACGTGTTTGAGGTCGCGGCTGACAATCAGGGCAACGCGTATATTTCAGGACAAACCGCGTCGCTCAATTTTCACGGCGAGGTTCGAAACGATAACGACGCCGACGGAGCCTACGTCGCGAAGGTCAATGCAGCCGGGACCGATTTCGTGTATGTCACGATCCTCGAAGGCAACGGCGACGATACGACGCGCGGAATCGCCCTCGACGCAAGCAACAATCTTTACGCGACCGGAATTGCGTCCCATTTTTTCCCGACGACCTCCGGCGCTTATGACACCACGCATGGAGTGATAAACAACAATGATGTCTTTGTCGCCAAACTAAACACGACGGGCGGTTTGGTTTACTCATCATTCCTGGGCGGAAACGATGCGGATGCAGGCTTTGACGTGGTTGTCGATACGGCCGGCAAAGCATACGTCGTCGGAAGCACGTATTCTGCAACGGCATTCCCAACGAAGAACAAGTATCAGGGCTGCGGCTTTGCGTGGCCGTCCTCGCTCGACAGCGAAGATGCATTCTTGACTGTAATGAACTCGACCGGCAGCGATATCACATATTCAACCTGCATCGGCGGTGCCGCCACAGACGACAATGCCTTCTCGGTCGCGCTCGACGCATCGAACAATGCCTATCTTACCGGTCTCGCGAAGGGCGGGAACTTCCCGACCAAGAATGCGTTTCAACCATCGAGTGCCGGAGGAAATGACGGTTGGGTCGCGAAGTTCAACGCCGCCGCGAGCGGTGAAGCTTCGCTTGTCTATTCGACTTACATCGGAGGCACCGGCACCGATCAGGGCAACGGCGTCGTAGTCAACGCGAGCGGACAGGCCGTCGTTGTCGGCCTGACGGGTTCGGCGAACTTCCCTCTCGTCGGTGCGTTCGACTCGACCAACCAGATCAACGAAGGCTTCGTCGCGGTCATCAGTTCGACGGGAACTTCGCTCGTCAATTCGAGTTTCATCGGCGGCGCGGACACGGATAACGCCAACAACGTCGCGCTTGACCCGAGCGGATCGATCTACATCACCGGCAACACGAAATCGAACGATTTTCCGATGGCGCTGCCGTTTCAAGCGGCGCGGCGCGGGGTCAAAGACGCGTTCTTTGCGAAGGTAAAATTCGGCCGCGGCGTGATCTCGTCAAGCTATATCGGCGGCAACGGCGACGACAACGGCGACGGCATTGCCGTCAAAGGAAATTTCGTCTACGTCGGCGGCGATACCGCGTCGACGAATCTGCTCACGACGCCCGGCGTGATCAAGGCGACGACCGACAATTCAGACGGTTTTCTGGCGAAGATCCTCGACACGCGACTCGATTCGGTTGGCGTGTTCAGACCTGCGTCAACGTTCCTGTTGACCCAATCAACGACAAACATCGTTTCGCAAACAGCCACGTTGTCGACCAACCTCGCCGGATCGTCGGGCGTTTCGGGAGACTTCAACGGCGATGGCCTCGATAGCACGGGAACATTCACGAACGGCACCTGGAAAGTCCGCGACGCCAATTTCCCTTTGATAACCGTCACACCCAAACAAATCGCCTTCGGAACCGTCGGAGACCTTCCGATCGTCGGCGACTGGAACAACGACGGAATCGATACGCCGGGCGTCTTCAGGCCATCGACAGGTCAGTTCTTCCTGACCAACTCGACATCGACGGCGCCGACGATCGACATCGTCCTGAATTTCGGGCTCAACGGCGATCTCCCTGTCGCCGGCGACTGGAACGCGGACGGTTTCGATACGGTCGGGGTCTTTCGCCCGTCGGCATCGAACTTCTTCCTGACGAACAGCGAAACCGCGGCGGCGATTGATATTTCCACGTTTTTTGGCGTCGCGGAGGATCTGCCGATCGCCGGCGATTGGGACGGCAACGGAACAGACTCGATCGGCGTCAGACGTCCATCGACATCGCAGTTCTTCCTCTCGAACGACAATTCGACGATCGCGAAGACCTTCGTTTTCGGAATTGCCGGCGATCAGCCGATCGTCGGCGACTGGGACGGAAGACCGCTTCCGTAA
- a CDS encoding TonB-dependent receptor — protein sequence MFVLVTFSAASAQEARISGNVSFNGSVFLHDASVQIVQLRRTVLTNAEGAYEFTGVPAGRYTLLVHIDGFSDAAKIIDVPAGGQLTVDFEMQVSGVNEQVTITASGSEQTVFDSFQSVTSVGSTGITQRSATSLGEVLESEVGISKRSFGVGSSRPVIRGFDGDRVLILQNGQRTGSIGSQSGDHGETTDSLSAERIEVVKGPATLLYGSNAIGGVVNVISNDENKAHDGLRGFITGFGGTTNNSLGFSSGLDYGIKNWIFRGSASAQRSGDYRTPIGKIPNSAARSNSESFGAGYFRNKAYAMGSFDIDVRRYGIPYAALFEGGGMTKFGELPPAPDDDIDLRQRSYGFKFNGGFRDWKNPFLSGMQYNIGYSDYRHKEIEVIDGTDETGTIFTNKSFSYRSLFEQSKYKALTGRFGFEGFNRDYEVNGAEQLVTGKVKQNSVSVFGLEEVSFDRIKFQFGGRLENNRYKADDPRYRDRSFTGLSAAVGMNVALWKGGAFVANYSNSFRAPALEELYNNGPHIGTVTFEIGNENLKGERTNGIDVSLRHYSDRFRFTGDVYYYRVNNFVFLAFQDEDGDGNVDIEDGLPVARYEQENASYLGIEVGAEARFNKYFGAFVNADAVRARLPEIDLNLPRIPQGRLRLGADFSVKGLNVRPELSFIRKQNKTYPLETPTAGYSMFDVSGSYTVASDHYAHIFTFNAFNLTDRLYRNHLSFIKDLAPEMGRGIRFGYTFRFF from the coding sequence GTGTTTGTTCTGGTCACCTTTTCTGCAGCTTCGGCGCAGGAGGCACGGATATCGGGCAACGTTTCGTTCAACGGGTCGGTGTTTCTGCACGATGCTTCGGTTCAGATAGTTCAGCTCCGGCGGACGGTTCTGACGAATGCCGAGGGCGCATATGAGTTTACAGGCGTTCCGGCCGGGCGATACACGCTCTTGGTTCATATCGACGGATTCTCTGACGCCGCGAAGATCATTGACGTCCCTGCCGGCGGTCAATTGACGGTAGATTTTGAGATGCAAGTCTCCGGCGTCAATGAGCAGGTGACGATCACCGCGAGCGGTTCGGAACAGACTGTTTTCGACTCGTTCCAATCCGTGACGTCTGTCGGCTCGACCGGAATCACACAACGCTCGGCGACGTCGCTTGGCGAAGTTCTCGAATCGGAGGTCGGAATCTCAAAGCGTTCTTTCGGCGTCGGATCGTCCCGACCGGTGATCCGCGGGTTTGACGGCGACCGCGTACTCATTCTTCAAAACGGCCAGCGCACCGGTTCGATCGGCTCACAGTCAGGCGATCACGGCGAGACCACGGACTCGCTGTCGGCGGAACGCATCGAGGTCGTCAAAGGGCCGGCGACACTGCTCTATGGGAGCAACGCGATCGGCGGCGTCGTCAATGTCATCAGCAACGACGAGAACAAGGCGCACGACGGTCTTCGTGGATTCATCACAGGCTTCGGCGGAACGACCAACAACTCGCTCGGCTTTTCAAGCGGATTGGACTACGGCATCAAGAATTGGATTTTCCGCGGAAGCGCAAGCGCGCAACGGTCGGGCGATTACCGGACGCCGATCGGAAAGATCCCGAATTCCGCTGCACGTTCAAACTCAGAGTCTTTCGGCGCCGGATATTTCCGGAACAAGGCCTATGCGATGGGTAGCTTTGACATCGATGTGCGGCGTTACGGGATCCCGTACGCGGCTCTCTTCGAAGGCGGCGGTATGACGAAGTTCGGCGAATTGCCGCCGGCGCCCGATGACGACATCGATTTGCGGCAGAGAAGCTACGGATTCAAGTTCAACGGTGGATTTCGTGATTGGAAAAACCCGTTCCTGAGCGGAATGCAGTACAACATCGGTTACTCGGACTATCGGCACAAAGAGATCGAAGTAATTGACGGGACCGACGAGACCGGCACGATCTTCACCAACAAGTCGTTTTCGTACCGATCGTTGTTCGAACAGTCGAAGTACAAAGCGCTGACAGGACGCTTCGGGTTCGAGGGGTTCAACCGCGATTACGAGGTCAACGGCGCCGAACAGCTCGTTACCGGCAAGGTGAAGCAAAACTCGGTCTCGGTTTTCGGGCTCGAAGAGGTCAGTTTCGACCGCATCAAGTTTCAATTCGGCGGACGTCTCGAGAACAACCGCTACAAAGCGGACGACCCACGTTACCGCGACCGGAGCTTCACCGGTTTGTCGGCGGCCGTCGGGATGAACGTTGCGCTCTGGAAGGGCGGCGCGTTTGTCGCGAATTACTCGAACTCGTTCCGCGCCCCGGCGCTTGAGGAACTTTACAACAACGGCCCGCATATCGGAACGGTGACATTCGAGATCGGCAACGAGAATCTCAAGGGCGAGCGGACGAACGGCATCGACGTTTCGCTGCGTCATTACTCGGACCGATTCCGCTTCACGGGCGACGTTTACTATTATCGGGTGAATAATTTCGTCTTTCTGGCGTTTCAGGATGAGGACGGCGACGGCAACGTCGATATTGAGGACGGATTGCCGGTCGCACGCTATGAACAGGAAAACGCGAGCTATCTCGGGATCGAGGTCGGTGCCGAGGCGCGTTTCAACAAGTACTTCGGCGCATTCGTTAACGCCGACGCGGTCCGTGCAAGGTTGCCTGAGATCGATCTGAACCTGCCGCGCATTCCGCAGGGACGTCTTCGTCTCGGTGCCGACTTTTCGGTCAAAGGGCTGAATGTGCGCCCCGAACTCTCTTTCATTCGAAAACAAAACAAGACCTATCCGCTCGAAACACCGACCGCCGGCTATTCGATGTTCGACGTCAGCGGATCATATACGGTCGCAAGCGACCACTACGCGCATATCTTCACATTCAACGCGTTCAACCTGACGGATCGTCTCTATCGAAACCATCTTTCGTTCATTAAGGACCTCGCACCCGAAATGGGACGCGGGATCCGGTTCGGGTATACGTTCCGGTTTTTCTAA